One part of the Rutidosis leptorrhynchoides isolate AG116_Rl617_1_P2 chromosome 1, CSIRO_AGI_Rlap_v1, whole genome shotgun sequence genome encodes these proteins:
- the LOC139885780 gene encoding protein NUCLEOLAR FACTOR 1-like, giving the protein MNRGPQTKTLNSTKKREVIQLTPSGNKVNVDHIGRFTDEFGTGRSNDPEDEDGLFKSWKKSKSADFQSLIGGNNKDDSMIGIKFTNS; this is encoded by the exons ATGAACCGGGGTCCTCAAACGAAAACGCTAAACTCTACAAAAAAAAGAGAAGTAATTCAGTTGACCCCTTCAGGGAATAAG GTTAATGTAGACCATATTGGTCGTTTTACTGATGAATTTGGCACTGGACGTTCTAATGACCCAGAAGATGAGGATGGTCTTTTTAAATCATGGAAAAAGTCAAAATCAGCAGACTTTCAGTCACTTATCGGAGGGAATAACAAAGATGATTCCATGATTGGCATCAAATTTACAAA TTCCTGA